The following is a genomic window from Adhaeribacter radiodurans.
TCCGGCCAGTTACGCTTATGCTGTTTTTTACCATGTGCATTGCCACTACTTCGCACATTAGTAATGGCGATGACTTTAATACATATTCGCACGCTTTAGAAGCCGGTATTTTATTTATCAGTTTGTTCTTTATTGGCCCGGGAAAGATCAGCCTAGACGAAAAATTATTTAAAGCTCCCAGCCATAGCCGCCGGTTAAACAGCTAGTATTTATGTAATCGGAATTTCTATAAATTAAAATCTTGCACAACACACACTAAAGCATTAAGTACAAACCTATTATCTTCTACAGTTTTATTAAAATACTGAAAAATCAATATTGCGTTTACCTTTTTGGGAGCAGAACTTTGAAAGAGAAATGAATCCGATTAATTCTCTCTAAATTTATTTTTTATGCAAATAAAAGTTGTTCGCTCGGTTTATTCGCCTACCTCCACTTTAGGCAAAATGTTTATTAACAGCGAATTCTTCGCGTATACCTTAGAAGATACCGATAGAAACCTAAAAGGTGATTGCCAGAAAAAACAAAAAAGTCAAACCGCGATTGTTAGTGGTACCTACCCGGTAGTACTTAGTTTTAGTAATAATTTTCAGAAATATTTACCGCTTCTGCTCAATGTTCCC
Proteins encoded in this region:
- a CDS encoding DUF5675 family protein; amino-acid sequence: MQIKVVRSVYSPTSTLGKMFINSEFFAYTLEDTDRNLKGDCQKKQKSQTAIVSGTYPVVLSFSNNFQKYLPLLLNVPCFEGIRIHGGNTCKDSLGCILIGEQSNMQDKIWNCASKVNSLVALLKAVEKKEKIWIEIEKEAAIA